TCTTGGAGCTAAAAGTTGACGGATCTCTAAAGAAAAGCACTGGTTCCATtggaggtggaggagttattagAGACCTAGGTAACTGGATTGGTGGATTTACTGTCAACCTGGGGAAAGGGCAAATCCTTGAAGCTGAGCtgtggggtttatttttaggtCTAAAATTAgccattaaaaaaagaataatggATATTGTTGTTGAAATGTATTCTGTCACTGCCGTGAATCTTATCCTGAGTAATAAGCTGAACAACTATCATCCTATTACTGGCTTGGTTAACAGCTGCAAAAGACTTTTGCGCCAAATGCCAAGAAGTAAACTTCAACACATTTACAGAGAGAGGACGCCGTAGCTGATTGATGGGGCCACGACAGTGACCTGGGTTactggtttcttgaagaaaatcCGGATTGGCTTGGGCCGCTGTTGATGGATGATTCGTTAGGGGTTACAAAGACCCGTatgattaatattttttagtggtttttttttctctttttgtccTGGGGCTTTATACCACtgtttcaccaaaaaaataaaataataaagaaagaaagagaggaaattgaatataaaaaaagagggTGAGATATTAAACAAACGACAATTGATGAAGATTCGATGGTCAAAACACAAATACATAATGTAACCGCATACTtcaattttgtaataaaaaagtAGGGCTGATCACGGGTTGGGTTGGGCCGGTTATGGGCCCAAACCGCACGCCGAATCAGGCCTTGTTTGCAGGCCCAAATGCTAAACCGTGGACCTCTTTTTTAGGCCCATTTTTGGGTTAAGTCGAAACCCGAGTTAGGTGGGCTaggttggtttggtttgggtATTTGCCGAGGCCCAACAAAAGCAACAAttgaaggttttttttaaaaaaaaaaaaatttccaagccCATTCTGTTTTTTTGGTCAGATTTCAACAATTCAAGTTTTGACAATTCCTGTACAGTTTTTCCAGTTTTTCCAACTCTGCATATCTAAAGTTTTCATCATTCAAATACTTAAAAAAACCTTAAAACCATAGCAAATCATCATCCACCACACATCtccaaatacaaaaattaataattacagTCCATAGCAAATTGTGAGAGTAATCTCAATCACAATTTGCATATttgcaaaattcaaaagaaaatccaaataaaaacaaataaatttccattacatatacacatacaatTCCATGAGTTGTTTCATATTCAAATCAGATTTGCACCTCTgcacaaagaaagaaaaaacagttAGTAAACATATGAATTAATAACACAAAGAAACTACAAATTATGATTAAtgtagaaaagaaagaaaactttttttcactttttccaAAGCTTGGTAGAAATCTAACTCCTCCAATGCGAGTTCTTTGTAGTAGCTAAACTCCTCCGCCCTTAACCAATCACTACAACAAATCAATGCCTCCACGATTTTTGGAGTTAATGAACTCCTAAAgggtaggggtgggcactcaaactgGCAAACCGAAAATTCGAGCCGAACCACACCGAACCAAATCGGAAAAAAatcgagttgaccaaaaagtcaacagCCGGTCAAAAATCGAACTGGACCGGTTTGGACCTGTTTcggatccggttccatgtcttTAAAAACTGGACCGGGCTAAACCGAACcggtcaaattaaaaaaatatataatttcaatatatatttatatttaatgctatattttcaatttcactaaaaaaaactaatatttatccaagttcaatttcaaaatatctctcttttctaactttaatatttatttttatatgaaattgaataatttgttaattttcaagtaaaaaaataatatttcagttgagaattgtattaaaaaataattaaataataataatttttataatccgattcaaaaccgaaccggacagtttttgatttttttaattaaaaccgaacTGAACCAAACCGGATAAATAGTACtggatcggttctaatttgaggcaaaaaccggtccaaaccgaaccgtgcccacccctactaaAAGAACATTTCAAAGCCACAGTTGATGCTTGGACAGCAAATACATCTTTTACAACATTGGAAAGTATTGGAAATTTTGTAGCATTCTCCTTCCACCAATCAAGCAATTTGAACTCATCATTGGTAAGATTCACGGGAGGTTCCAATAGGTATTTATCAATCTCATTTCTTATCTCAACAACATCCTTATCTCTCATTGACTTCAAGAACTTTTGTAACCTTGATGATTTAGTAACATCATTGTTCACATGCAATGATCCTTTACTCTCTGCATTACATGAAATACTTGGGTAGCagttggattttgttttctataGTAATCATACAAATTGTTTAAAAGTGTCTTGATCTCCAATGACATGTCATTAACCCCATTTTCATCGGACACCAAGTCACCCAAGCAAAATTCCACATATTCCATCTTGTATCGAGGACCTAGAATAACCGCCACAAAGAATAACTTGTTGATGTTATTCACATTTCCCAATATTTATCAAACTTTATTTTCCTCATTGTTGCTATTTTGCACATAACAGCATCATCAACATTCATCATTGTGTCTATCTCCTCCAAAAAAGAACATATCTCATGGAGTGGGGCATTAGAAGACACAGTTTTTGATGCACTAAACCTCAAAGTAGCATTAtaaagctttttcaaaaatttgacaaatacCTTTGTATTATCCTAATCCAATGAAGTTGGAGGCCcaactcttttcttcttttccttacCATGAGCTTCATACTCCTCAAAGTACCCCAAAAAGTTTGGGTCATCCTCCTGCATCCTCTCAAAACCTTTTTGGAGCTTAAAAGCACTCTCCAACATCATGTAAGTTGAATTCCATCTTGTGCACACATCTAAAGGAACCATGGTTCTAGTATCAACATTCTCCATCTCCAAACAAGCCCTAAACTTCTCTAACCGTTGGGATGACCCCCTAATCTACTTAGCACAATTGCGAATACTCTCAATAGATTGATGAATTTCTTTCATTCCTCAGTTACAATCAAGTTTGTAATATGTGCACAACACCTCACATGCAACAAACTACCATTACCTATGAGTGAATTCCACTTTTCTAACATCTTCTTCATGTAGCTACTACATCCATAATTGGAGGAAGCATTATCAACTGATATGGTGAAAACTTTGTCTATCCCCCATCCATTCAAACATGCCTCCACAAGCCTACCAATTGTATCCCCCTTATGATTAGGAATGACACAAAAATTAAGGATTCTCTTATGCAAGACCCAATCATCATCAATGAAGTGGGCCGTGAGAACCATGtaattgatattttgaatggaCGTCCAAGTGTCGGTGGTAAGAGAGATTTGTGCATTATGTGTTAAGACACTCTTGATTTTAGCATTCTCCTCTTGATAGAGATCTCATACATCTCTAGCAATTGTTGTACGAGATGGCAAATCAAATCTAGGTTGTGCCTCCTTCAAAAATTCATGAAACCCAATACCCTCCACATGACTAAATGGAAGCTCATCCCGAATAATCATCTTGACACATGCAATTCTACATCTCTCTTTACTAAATGCATGTGCTACTAGGTTACCCCCTTTCGTTTGGCCCTCAAATGAAAGgactttttgtcttttctcatGTCTCAATGGAGAATTCTTACATTGACTTCTCAAATGGTGCCATAAAGTGGATGTACCATTCCTTTTACCATCACATGCATAGTCCTTTTTACAGTACTTGCATATGCATCTAGATTCACTAGTTTCATCCTCACACTTTATCTTTGTGAAATGATCCCAAACTCCCGAAGCATTCTTACAaggctttctttttcttaaagtaCTAGGGGTTGATTATGGAGGGTCTGATTGTGGAGGGCTGATTGTGAAGGGACTAATGGTGGAAGGGctaatggtggtggtgggttaGTTGAAACAGGGGTTTCAGATTCTGCTtccattaaattaataataccctacaaaaatacaaatatttggTGCTTTAATAACTAAAAACAATAAGCATGTAATCAATATTGCATATCTGCCAAGGCAGCaaccaaaatacaaatatcacattatttaataattcCACTTTTCTAACCTCTTATTCATGCCTTTAGCCTATGTGAATTGCTGCCAAATTTAGTGTGACATTACAATAATCATAGAACTTAAATTATTACTCAATATCTGCCAAATCACATTATTGAATAATGCAATTTTCCAAAATCCGAAATGAAAtcataaataacaaataaaactaccacaaaaaatcataaataaaacaacaactgaaaaacacaaataaatcaaacagcaacaaaaaatcacttttgTCCCAAAATCAATTCTATGATCCTAGATATTATTAGAAATTACAACAACACCagaaataaatcaaacaacAACAGAGTCAGATCAGAGAAATTACCTAGAGCAAGCCAATCGTTTCCTATGATCCCAAAATTAATTCTGTCCACCAAAAATCACAACAGAGTTAGATTAgataaaaagaattaacaaaaattgtcaaatCCCTAACATTTTTAATTAGGGTTTACACATATTAATACCTCAAACTgcgagagagcgagagagattgagagagagcaGCTGACAGAGACCGAGAGtggctgagagagagagagagagagcgagcgAGCGAAACTGGTTAAGGGAGACGAGAGTCAgagcgggagagagagagagagagagtgactAAGAGACTGAGTGATCAGGTGAGAAAAATCatcacacagagagagagagagagagagagagagagagagagagagagagagagaaagagagaaagagagacaaaAAGGAGAAGACAGAGCCGAGAGTGATTCAAAGAGCAGCGACAAGAGAGAGTCTGAGAGGAGAAGAGGcaaaatggagaaaaaaaatcgaagCAATGTTTTAGGGTTTCGCTCGATCCGGTGTAACATAGAGTAGGAAATAGTTTTCGCTCGACGAATCATCACTTGACACGTATATTacgtatttttttaaaaatataattaaattactcAGTTCGGTCTGGTTTTCGCCGGTTTGTAGCCAATTAAAACCGGTCCAACCTAGTTCATGGTCGGTTCGGCCTTTTTTTTTACCGATTCTTCAATTTTCCAGTGTAAAAACTGAACCAAACCACCTTTGGTGGTCCGGTTCGATGGAGTTTTCGGTAATCACCCCTATAAAAAAGCACCTTGtatgcatataaatatatatatatatatatatattagtcctgatctcttgaaCCAcaagagtccaagagattgtggttaCTCATCGTTATATGTTAATCTAATGGtttaaaaaagtttcttaaaaagagtgcaagagtgagtgaaccgttgaatttacatccaataGTGAGTAACtccaaatctcttggactacagtaGTCCAAGAAATaataacttatatatatatatataatgtttttgttttttcacaaAGCGCGTTCTCAGCTTTTGAATCAGCAGAGCCCACCACAACCCAACCGAACGTAcaccaaaattaaaagaagttTCTCTCTCCCATGTCCAAAAAGTTCATCTACGCAAATGCCTAAATATGCATATAAAATCACACCCTCCATCATCACCTTCATAGAAGGCATAAACCGGTTGAGGAAGTGAGTAATTCACTCGGCTTTAAGTATCCACTACCCTCACCACGTTTcctactctccactcacaaaTTACACATACATCCGCCAAAAAACTCACAATGGCCAAGGTGAGACCCAATTCATCCGCCTCTGATTCTCTATCTTTTGGTTTAGGCCTTATTTTCTCTCTATATATGCTTGCGTTTGCTCGATGGGTTTGTGTTtgagaaatgggttttggtgtttgtttttgggtttcatgcagaagaacaacaacaatggtgtcgagaacaagaacaagaacaacgACGGGggtgagaagaagaaggcgATCGCCTCTAAGATTGTCAAATGGGTCAAATCTTTTCAAGGTAAAATCATTCAACCTCAGTTTATCAGATTTCCTTCGATTTTGTGTTCAGAGATTCTGATCTCCCTTTACTCCTCATGAAattgtcttctttttattttctctattttgGTGCATGGAAAAAGTAATATTCCAAAGGAATTTGATTCAGATTATGCTCTGTTTCTTTCTACTTTAGTCTTTATGGGTTGAATCTCATACGCATCtagattcaaatttttttgggtttaatttCTGGGATGGTTTTTAAGTTGTGTGTATTATATATGCAACACAGGCGCTGAGTCGATGAAATCTGAGGGCCAAGCGAACAAGCGGACGGTGGTCGGAAAAGTGGACCCCACAAAGCTGAGAGACGAGCTGGCCACCAAGACCAAGAATAAGGTCGACCTCGTCTCTCCCCAGCCCAAAAAGGACAACAAAGTCAACAGAGACGACGCCAACGacaccaagaaaaagaagcctGAGAAAACAGACAACGACGAAAAAGCCAAAGAAGTGTGTGTAGTGCGCATTGGTTCCTAACGTGCCCGTCTTTTTCTACGCACCTGCCtcaaaaatttaatttctttcatgtttcaaaaaatttaatcgcttttattaattaaagggATCATTGGTTTGTGTAGGCTCCGTTGATGACGGCGGTTTTGAAGTTGGACTTTCAACGCCAAAAACGCACGACGCGGGCTGTGAAGATTGCTGCAAGTACCACAGGTGAGGTTATAAATTCCACCACTCGTTATGCGACGGCGTCGTTTCGACGAtgatgaatttgtttttaattatttaacatGGGTAACGTGGACAGGGTGCGATTCAGTAAGCGTGGATATGGAGAAGGGTTTGTTGACAGTGACGGGTTCAATGGACGTGGTGGAATTGGTTATGCGTTTGAGGGCCCGCATGTATGCAGAAGTTGTGTCAGTACGCCCGCCACTTGTGCCACTAAGGAAGAAAGTTGGAGGCAACGACGATGACGGTAACAACGACGGCAACGAAGGCAACAGCGGTGGCAGTGGACGTGGAGATGAAGGCAACGGCGGTGGCAGTGGACGTGgagatgaaaagaaaaaagaggaagatgagGCCAATGGTGGTGGCAAAATGAAGTATCCAGCGGGTCAGTACGGGTTTGGACAAATTTCATATCGAACGGTACATCGTCATGGATATGGTTACCAAAATGGGGCACTCAAAATGGGGGAAAAAATGTTGTTAATGTGCTGTGAGGTTTTTGGTTTACTAGTGATGTACAACCACTTGGCCAAGGACATCTACACTATGAGCATCCACAGTGAGCGTGTATTTTCAGGGGTGCAAAGCCACTTTTACATTCCTTATCTTCAAGGGATGTAAATAACTTTTCAACCCTTTGGTTGTATCTCTTGGCAACCAATCTTGCCTTATACCTTTCAACTTCTCCTTTAGCATTCTTCTTACCCTTGTAAACCCATTTTACTCTAATTGTTTTTTAGCTTTTAGGCAAGACAGCAAGCTCCCATGTGTTGTCTTCTTGATTGCACCTATCTCTTCATCCATTGCTTTTCTCCATCTCGAGTCATGCACTGCATCTTCAAAGCCTATTGGTTCACAATCAGCAAATAAGCAAAACAAGGTCAAATCATTTTGATTACTTGTGACATCATAAATTTCACTTAGGTCTCTGAAGTgtgttgttttttcatttgagcTTTCACTTGATGAGGATGATGGGGATGAGAAATCTCTATGAACtgatggtggtgatggagGTGGAGTTTGTTGCTGCTCTTCAAATATTTGCTCAAcattgtcttcttcttccaagagAGGAAATAAGTTATAATCTTTCTCTAGAGCCTCCCAATTCCATATgccttcttcatcaaaatgaACATCCCTgctaataataattttctccTTCTCTAGATTATAAAGCTTGTACCCTTTGTCATCTAGCTTGGAACGATTCTTATCTGGCACATGTGTGTAGGCAATGCTCCCAAAAACTCTTAAATGAAACACGCTGGGCTTTCTTCCACTCCATGCTTCTTGGGGTGTTTTGTTCCAAAGACTTCTAGTTGGAAACTGATTTGACAAATAAATAGAACACTCAACAGCTTCAGCCCAAAATTCTTTTGGCATATTTTTGCTTTTCATCATGCTTCGAGCCATATTGAgaattgatatattttttctctccaCGACTCCATTTTGCTGCGGGGAGTAAGGGACTGTCAAGTGACGACGGATCCCATGGTCTTCAcaaaaatttatgtaaattCACCTCCTCTATCGAACCTCAAAGCCTTGATCTTGTAGCCACTAACATTTTCAACATAAACTTTGAACTTTTTGAATGAACCAAACACCtcagatttttcttttagaaaataCACCCAAGTTTTTCTACTATAATCATcaataaagagaagaaagtTATTATTCTTACCAAACGAACTTGGTTTTATAGGGCCACACACATCTGCATGAATGAGCTCCAATGGCTCTCTTGCTCTTGTACTTGCTTCGAGGAGGAAAGCTTCTTCTAGATTGCTTCCCACGTAGACACCCTTCACATAGTTGATATGGAGAATTGATGGATGGCAAGCCCTTCACCATTTCTTTCTTGcataacaaaatcaaatcactAAAATTCACATGCCCAAATCTCAAGTGCCATAGCCAAGAAGGATCTTTGAAACAGGCCTTTAGACACTTTGCAGCTTCACTTTGAATATTCAGCAAAAACATCCTATTCTTTGTCATTGGAAGTTTAGCAATTAACTTGTTTTGTTCATCTC
This is a stretch of genomic DNA from Prunus dulcis unplaced genomic scaffold, ALMONDv2, whole genome shotgun sequence. It encodes these proteins:
- the LOC117613032 gene encoding uncharacterized protein LOC117613032, with the translated sequence MIIRDELPFSHVEGIGFHEFLKEAQPRFDLPSRTTIARDGDTIGRLVEACLNGWGIDKVFTISVDNASSNYGCSSYMKKMLEKWNSLIGNGSLLHIRGSSQRLEKFRACLEMENVDTRTMVPLDVCTRWNSTYMMLESAFKLQKGFERMQEDDPNFLGYFEEYEAHGPRYKMEYVEFCLGDLVSDENGVNDMSLEIKTLLNNLLQKFLKSMRDKDVVEIRNEIDKYLLEPPVNLTNDEFKLLDWWKENATKFPILSNVVKDVFAVQASTVALKCSFSRGGHGS
- the LOC117613036 gene encoding heavy metal-associated isoprenylated plant protein 3-like isoform X2, whose product is MAKKNNNNGVENKNKNNDGGEKKKAIASKIVKWVKSFQGAESMKSEGQANKRTVVGKVDPTKLRDELATKTKNKVDLVSPQPKKDNKVNRDDANDTKKKKPEKTDNDEKAKEAPLMTAVLKLDFQRQKRTTRAVKIAASTTGCDSVSVDMEKGLLTVTGSMDVVELVMRLRARMYAEVVSVRPPLVPLRKKVGGNDDDGNNDGNEGNGGGSGRGDEKKKEEDEANGGGKMKYPAGQYGFGQISYRTVHRHGYGYQNGALKMGEKMLLMCCEVFGLLVMYNHLAKDIYTMSIHSERVFSGVQSHFYIPYLQGM
- the LOC117613036 gene encoding heavy metal-associated isoprenylated plant protein 3-like isoform X1 produces the protein MAKKNNNNGVENKNKNNDGGEKKKAIASKIVKWVKSFQGAESMKSEGQANKRTVVGKVDPTKLRDELATKTKNKVDLVSPQPKKDNKVNRDDANDTKKKKPEKTDNDEKAKEAPLMTAVLKLDFQRQKRTTRAVKIAASTTGCDSVSVDMEKGLLTVTGSMDVVELVMRLRARMYAEVVSVRPPLVPLRKKVGGNDDDGNNDGNEGNSGGSGRGDEGNGGGSGRGDEKKKEEDEANGGGKMKYPAGQYGFGQISYRTVHRHGYGYQNGALKMGEKMLLMCCEVFGLLVMYNHLAKDIYTMSIHSERVFSGVQSHFYIPYLQGM